A region of Corynebacterium glucuronolyticum DSM 44120 DNA encodes the following proteins:
- a CDS encoding cell surface protein, whose amino-acid sequence MKIRALLVSVSCGLALVAPPVTPNAALSGGVIPVAHAAGFSGLKDIALSPGGAVIYSLPEEVTSLTVTTGSDLASLSQTQKGNWRLQLSPTTRPGTYTLGIRAKIGDTVSDSTVRVTVGAYELNYKPETEIELFPGQKIRVAPTGLVPDGTEVDVGDTPMTVTTKDPGKEKGAIAVAVPPNAHPGHYDIPLTVRFPDTTVQTTILPLTVKKREIKFPTLLTINRGAKTTIKAGGYVAPWPSEATIRTGVSDRYMTATPHGSTVDISVADDAPLGEHTVTLFVDTPGQTTQISTVTIQVGPHQFFNFEDAFHVHAGAVLELQDLLLPEGAKVARVQADTGIRVIHRPQQPITLQLGSNLAAGEYSIDFYIDYPGQDRVKKTMKLVVDAEDGSSTKPDEQPSPTKPGEKPGATPEPSPLPGAPAGACVAPPAGYAIPLAWALPLLALSAVHLPLPGLPEPIAQYQKNIGENVSGAIGIVTTLIAVVSAIGYGIGCYGQKTN is encoded by the coding sequence GTGAAAATTCGTGCCCTACTGGTTTCTGTTAGCTGTGGACTCGCACTCGTTGCGCCACCTGTGACACCGAACGCTGCACTCTCAGGTGGGGTGATACCGGTGGCGCATGCGGCGGGATTCAGCGGACTTAAAGATATCGCTCTTTCCCCTGGTGGCGCCGTCATTTACTCTTTGCCTGAAGAAGTAACCTCGCTAACAGTGACAACAGGCAGTGACCTCGCATCCTTGAGCCAGACCCAAAAAGGCAACTGGCGGTTGCAGCTCTCGCCCACGACCCGCCCCGGAACCTACACGCTGGGGATCAGGGCAAAGATAGGCGACACTGTTTCCGATAGCACTGTCCGCGTCACCGTTGGTGCTTACGAGCTGAACTACAAGCCGGAAACGGAAATCGAGCTCTTTCCTGGGCAAAAGATTAGGGTCGCGCCAACCGGTTTAGTGCCGGATGGTACAGAAGTCGACGTCGGCGACACGCCCATGACAGTGACCACGAAGGATCCTGGGAAAGAAAAGGGCGCGATCGCGGTTGCCGTTCCCCCCAACGCTCACCCAGGTCACTACGACATTCCGTTGACCGTTCGTTTTCCCGATACCACTGTGCAAACTACGATTCTGCCGCTTACCGTTAAGAAGCGGGAGATTAAATTCCCCACGCTGCTCACGATCAATCGTGGTGCGAAGACGACGATCAAAGCAGGTGGCTACGTTGCCCCATGGCCGTCGGAGGCAACCATCAGAACCGGAGTCTCCGACCGCTACATGACCGCAACGCCGCATGGCTCCACAGTAGACATCTCGGTTGCCGACGATGCCCCACTGGGAGAACACACCGTGACGCTATTCGTTGACACACCAGGACAGACCACGCAGATTAGCACTGTGACGATACAGGTGGGTCCGCACCAGTTCTTCAACTTTGAAGATGCATTCCACGTTCACGCAGGGGCGGTTCTGGAACTTCAAGATCTCCTATTGCCGGAGGGAGCAAAGGTAGCCCGTGTGCAGGCGGATACGGGGATTCGTGTTATCCATCGTCCGCAGCAGCCGATTACCCTGCAGCTAGGCTCCAACCTCGCAGCGGGTGAGTATTCCATTGACTTCTACATCGACTATCCCGGACAAGACCGGGTGAAAAAGACGATGAAGCTCGTCGTTGATGCTGAGGATGGTTCATCGACAAAGCCGGATGAGCAGCCGTCGCCAACGAAACCAGGGGAAAAGCCGGGGGCAACACCTGAGCCCAGCCCGTTGCCTGGTGCACCCGCCGGGGCATGCGTTGCTCCGCCAGCCGGTTACGCCATCCCGCTGGCGTGGGCGCTCCCGCTGTTGGCGCTCTCCGCCGTTCACCTCCCGCTTCCTGGTCTGCCAGAACCCATTGCCCAGTACCAGAAGAACATCGGCGAAAACGTTTCTGGAGCGATCGGGATCGTCACAACTCTCATCGCGGTAGTTTCTGCTATCGGCTACGGGATTGGGTGCTACGGTCAAAAGACCAACTAA